A part of Melittangium boletus DSM 14713 genomic DNA contains:
- a CDS encoding organic hydroperoxide resistance protein, translating to MAPVSIQPLYTTSATSNGGRNGRVRSDNGTVDFPLTMPKALGGPETPGSTNPEQLFAAGYSACFEGALRLVARNMKKSISDAHITAKVTIGKTPEGGFGLATELHGKISGVSAAEAQELMEAAHKVCPYSVATRGNMDVKLTSEAA from the coding sequence ATGGCCCCTGTTTCCATCCAGCCGCTCTACACCACCTCCGCCACCTCGAACGGTGGCCGCAACGGCCGCGTCCGCTCGGACAACGGCACGGTGGACTTTCCTCTCACCATGCCCAAGGCGCTCGGTGGCCCCGAGACCCCGGGCTCCACCAACCCCGAGCAGCTCTTCGCCGCGGGCTACTCCGCGTGTTTCGAGGGCGCGCTGCGCCTGGTGGCGCGCAACATGAAGAAGTCCATCAGCGACGCGCACATCACCGCCAAGGTGACCATCGGCAAGACGCCGGAGGGCGGCTTCGGTCTGGCGACCGAGCTGCACGGCAAGATCTCCGGCGTGTCGGCGGCCGAGGCCCAGGAGCTGATGGAGGCGGCGCACAAGGTGTGCCCGTACTCGGTGGCCACCCGGGGCAACATGGACGTGAAGCTCACGTCCGAGGCGGCCTGA
- a CDS encoding vWA domain-containing protein produces MFLPFLYELRRRGVPVGAQEAVALAGALKAGLHDSSLDGFYHVARALLVHAETHLDAFDQAFLTHFKGVEAAGQQLTDELLEWLRDARERRELSPEERALLEHFDAEELEKLFQQRLEEQRERHDGGSKWIGTGGASPFGHSGLPREGFRVGGEGGGGKSAMKLAGARAYQGYRSDVVLDTRQMALALRKLRAFSREGAQDELDVEGSIAATAKNAGELEVVTRAPRRSNTRVVLMMDVGGSMDPYAHLVSRLFSVAKQATHFKELRTYYFHNCVYGRVFESSLLKGGISVPDLVGQLGRHYKLVMVGDALMAPYELTMRTNTEGYYAGDNGKEGLMWLMDLARHFERSAWLNPEPIQTWRGNTIDAVRRVFDMFPLTLEGLGEAVAHLTKGRTARGRR; encoded by the coding sequence ATGTTCCTGCCCTTCCTCTATGAATTGCGGCGGCGCGGGGTGCCGGTGGGTGCCCAGGAAGCGGTCGCGCTCGCGGGAGCACTCAAGGCGGGCCTGCACGACAGCTCGCTGGACGGCTTCTACCACGTGGCGCGCGCGCTGCTCGTGCATGCGGAGACGCACCTGGATGCCTTCGACCAGGCCTTCCTCACGCACTTCAAGGGCGTGGAGGCGGCGGGGCAGCAGCTCACCGACGAGCTGCTCGAATGGCTCCGGGACGCGCGCGAGCGGCGCGAGCTCTCTCCCGAGGAGCGGGCGCTCCTGGAGCACTTCGACGCGGAGGAACTGGAGAAGCTCTTCCAGCAGCGCCTGGAGGAGCAGCGCGAGCGGCACGATGGCGGCTCGAAGTGGATTGGGACGGGAGGCGCGTCGCCCTTTGGCCACTCGGGCCTGCCGCGCGAGGGCTTCCGCGTGGGAGGCGAGGGCGGCGGTGGCAAGAGCGCGATGAAGCTCGCGGGGGCGCGCGCGTACCAGGGCTACCGGAGTGACGTGGTGCTGGACACGCGGCAGATGGCGCTGGCGCTGCGCAAGCTCCGGGCCTTCTCGCGCGAGGGCGCTCAGGACGAGCTGGACGTGGAGGGCTCCATCGCGGCCACGGCGAAGAACGCCGGCGAGCTGGAGGTGGTGACGCGCGCGCCGCGCCGCTCCAACACCCGCGTGGTGCTGATGATGGACGTGGGCGGCTCCATGGACCCCTACGCCCACCTGGTGAGCCGGCTCTTCTCCGTGGCGAAGCAGGCCACGCACTTCAAGGAACTGCGCACCTACTACTTCCACAATTGCGTGTACGGCCGCGTGTTCGAGTCCTCCCTGCTCAAGGGGGGCATCAGCGTGCCGGACCTGGTGGGGCAGCTGGGCCGGCACTACAAGCTGGTGATGGTGGGGGACGCGCTGATGGCGCCCTACGAGCTGACCATGCGCACCAACACCGAGGGCTACTACGCCGGGGACAACGGCAAGGAAGGCCTGATGTGGTTGATGGACCTGGCGCGGCACTTCGAGCGCAGCGCCTGGCTCAATCCCGAGCCCATCCAGACGTGGCGGGGCAATACCATTGATGCGGTACGTCGCGTTTTCGACATGTTCCCGTTGACGCTCGAGGGGTTGGGCGAGGCCGTGGCGCACCTGACCAAGGGGCGCACGGCGCGAGGGCGTCGGTAG
- a CDS encoding SDR family oxidoreductase — protein MTTILVTGATGTIGSQVVAALKGREDVKVRVAVRSAAQADALRGGGVTPVDFEFNKPELIKKALTGVDKVFLVVPFVAEQVEHGTKFIDQAQQAGVRHIVKLSALGSGVVPGIDLGRWHRIVERYLAGSGIAYTFLRPNNFMENFIHIHPPGKDGNIYLPMGQAGCSFIAGADIAAVGVAALTTPGHEGKAYELTGPEALSLAQAAHILSGVAGRPVNYVDVPEEAARKSMLGAGMPGWMTEALLELNALGRAGHAARVTDSVQRVLGRAPTGFAQFAQTHAARWK, from the coding sequence ATGACGACGATTCTGGTGACGGGTGCCACGGGCACCATTGGTTCGCAGGTGGTGGCCGCCCTCAAGGGGCGTGAGGACGTGAAGGTGCGCGTGGCCGTGCGCAGCGCCGCCCAGGCGGACGCGCTGCGCGGCGGCGGCGTGACGCCCGTGGACTTCGAGTTCAACAAGCCCGAGCTCATCAAGAAGGCCCTCACGGGGGTGGACAAGGTCTTCCTCGTGGTGCCCTTCGTGGCGGAGCAGGTGGAGCACGGCACGAAGTTCATCGATCAGGCCCAGCAGGCCGGCGTCCGGCACATCGTGAAGCTGTCGGCCCTGGGCAGTGGCGTCGTGCCCGGCATCGACCTGGGGCGCTGGCACCGCATCGTCGAGCGCTACCTGGCGGGCTCGGGCATCGCGTACACCTTCCTGCGGCCCAACAATTTCATGGAAAACTTCATCCACATCCATCCTCCGGGCAAGGACGGCAACATCTACCTGCCCATGGGACAAGCCGGGTGCAGCTTCATCGCGGGCGCGGACATCGCCGCGGTGGGCGTCGCCGCGCTGACCACGCCGGGTCACGAGGGCAAGGCCTACGAGCTGACGGGCCCCGAGGCACTCTCCCTCGCCCAGGCCGCCCACATCCTCTCCGGCGTGGCGGGCCGCCCGGTGAACTACGTGGATGTGCCGGAGGAGGCCGCGCGCAAGAGCATGCTCGGCGCGGGCATGCCCGGGTGGATGACGGAGGCGTTGTTGGAGTTGAACGCCCTGGGCAGGGCGGGCCACGCCGCGCGGGTGACGGACTCGGTCCAGCGGGTGCTCGGCCGCGCGCCCACGGGCTTCGCCCAGTTCGCCCAGACGCACGCCGCGCGCTGGAAGTAG
- a CDS encoding AAA family ATPase translates to MTSTAPRFHGTDSYLSSEGLQAAVNCALTLQRPLLVRGEPGTGKTLLAEAVAQSLGLRLLTWHVKSTTRAQDGLYVYDTVQRLYDSRFGEGDVRDIRHYIRLGPLGEAFASKERVVLLLDEVDKADVEFPNDLLHELDRMRFRITETNEDVAATHRPVVIITSNNEKELPDAFLRRCVFHFIDFPDQELMRRIVEVHHPGLDASLTEQSLKVFYELRNFTRLRKRPSTSELVDWIAVLKANGVTQVRLEEQLPFLGALLKREQDLMAVAEAFGRGRRTKA, encoded by the coding sequence ATGACGTCCACCGCCCCCCGTTTCCACGGAACCGATAGCTACCTCTCCAGTGAAGGCCTCCAGGCCGCCGTCAACTGCGCGCTGACGCTCCAACGCCCGTTGCTGGTGCGCGGCGAGCCGGGCACGGGCAAGACGCTCCTGGCCGAGGCCGTTGCCCAGAGCCTGGGACTGCGCCTGCTCACCTGGCACGTGAAGAGCACCACGCGCGCCCAGGACGGCCTGTACGTCTACGACACCGTGCAGCGCCTGTACGACTCGCGCTTCGGCGAGGGGGACGTGCGCGACATCCGCCACTACATCCGCCTGGGGCCCCTGGGCGAGGCCTTCGCCTCCAAGGAGCGGGTGGTGCTGCTGCTCGACGAGGTGGACAAGGCGGACGTGGAGTTCCCCAATGACTTGCTCCACGAGCTGGACCGGATGCGCTTCCGCATCACGGAGACGAACGAGGACGTGGCGGCCACGCACCGCCCGGTCGTCATCATCACCAGCAACAACGAGAAGGAGCTGCCGGACGCCTTCCTGCGCCGATGCGTCTTCCACTTCATCGACTTCCCGGACCAGGAGCTGATGCGGCGCATCGTCGAGGTGCACCACCCGGGGCTGGACGCGTCGCTCACGGAGCAGTCGCTCAAGGTCTTCTACGAGCTGCGCAACTTCACGCGCCTGCGCAAGCGGCCCTCCACGAGCGAGCTCGTCGATTGGATCGCCGTGCTCAAGGCCAATGGCGTCACCCAGGTGCGGCTCGAGGAGCAGCTGCCCTTCCTGGGGGCCCTGCTCAAGCGCGAGCAGGACCTGATGGCGGTGGCGGAGGCCTTCGGACGCGGCCGCCGGACGAAGGCCTGA